AAAAATAAATATAGAATATATAAAAATTAAAAAATAAATAGTGATACTAAAAAACATTTCACTATTATTTCTATGAAATTCTACTTCATTAAAACTATTATCAATAAAAAAGTTAATCATAAGGCTTATAAATACAAACCATAACCAAAAAGTTATACTTAAGCTAATTTTTCCTTTTATTAGTTTCTTTAAATATGATTCTTCTGTAATCATTTTGTCCCTTTAATAATATCTATATCGTACATTAAATCTTAGTTTAGTTGTTGTTTTTGGTTTAGGATAATCTTTATACGCTATTTGAATTAATCTTAATGTATATTTATCAAATACTTCATATCCAGATGAATTTATAATCCTCAAGTTCGAAATATCTCCATTTGGATGGAATAAAAATTCAACTACATTTTTTCCAGATAATCTTCTTTGTATTGCTAGTTGTGGATATCCTAATCTTGTTAACACTCTTTGTGTTATTACTTGAAAACTATTGAAATTTTTCTTTATAAAAGCTTTTTGAACTTTTGTAAATGTTTCAAACTCTTTACCGTATAATTTTTGAATATCATCTAATATTCTTTTATCAATAGGATCAGGTTGTGATAAAAAGTCTTCTAAAGTTCTATTTTTTACAGCTTGTAATTTTTTCTTTGACGGT
This sequence is a window from Poseidonibacter parvus. Protein-coding genes within it:
- a CDS encoding energy transducer TonB, which produces MKLIILSFIISISLHLFIFNDYELQKKQEVVKNEIKKEKKANVIFAKIKKEKKIVKKEILKAKVTKPKLLEKRKIVKKRVKKVTKKRPITKKVAKKLVKAPKKITYDKKRVTKLPSKKKLQAVKNRTLEDFLSQPDPIDKRILDDIQKLYGKEFETFTKVQKAFIKKNFNSFQVITQRVLTRLGYPQLAIQRRLSGKNVVEFLFHPNGDISNLRIINSSGYEVFDKYTLRLIQIAYKDYPKPKTTTKLRFNVRYRYY